A window of Prolixibacter sp. SD074 contains these coding sequences:
- the groL gene encoding chaperonin GroEL (60 kDa chaperone family; promotes refolding of misfolded polypeptides especially under stressful conditions; forms two stacked rings of heptamers to form a barrel-shaped 14mer; ends can be capped by GroES; misfolded proteins enter the barrel where they are refolded when GroES binds), with amino-acid sequence MAKEIKFEIEARELLKKGVDQLADAVKVTLGPKGRNVIIDKKFGAPQVTKDGVTVAKEIELSEPYANIGAQLLKEVASKTGDDAGDGTTTATVLAQSIITVGLKNVTAGANPMDLKRGIDKAVTKVVESIGAQSKTVGDDYSKIEQVARISANNDLEIGKLIAQAMEKVHKEGVITVEEAKGTETYVEVVEGMQFDRGYISPYFVTDTEKMSAELENPFILIHDKKISTMKDLVPILEATHQSGRPLIIISEDIDGEALATLVVNRLRAGLKVCAVKAPGFGDRRKEMLEDIAILTGGTVITEEKGMKLEDTTLEMLGQAEKITVDKENTTIVNGSGESSNIAARVAQIKNQIESTTSDYDREKLQERLAKLSGGVAVLYVGAPSEIEMKEKKDRVDDALSATRAAIEEGIVPGGGVAYIRAISVLENLEGDNEDETTGIEIVKRAIEEPMRQIVANAGLEGAVIVNKVMEGNDDFGYNARIGEYQNLFESGVIDPAKVTRIALENAASIAGMFLTTECVLVDEKEENPPMPAGGMGGGMPGMM; translated from the coding sequence ATGGCTAAAGAGATCAAATTTGAAATTGAAGCACGCGAGTTGCTGAAAAAAGGCGTCGATCAGCTTGCCGATGCCGTGAAGGTAACGCTTGGTCCCAAAGGACGCAACGTTATTATTGACAAAAAATTTGGTGCACCGCAGGTAACCAAAGACGGTGTAACCGTTGCCAAAGAAATTGAATTGTCGGAACCATACGCTAACATAGGCGCACAGCTCCTTAAAGAAGTGGCTTCCAAAACAGGTGACGATGCCGGTGATGGAACAACCACTGCTACAGTACTGGCACAATCCATCATCACCGTTGGTTTGAAAAACGTGACTGCCGGCGCCAATCCGATGGATTTGAAACGCGGTATCGACAAAGCAGTTACCAAAGTAGTTGAAAGCATCGGTGCGCAGTCAAAAACGGTTGGTGACGACTATAGCAAAATCGAGCAGGTAGCCCGCATTTCGGCTAATAACGATCTCGAAATTGGCAAACTGATTGCCCAGGCAATGGAAAAAGTACACAAGGAAGGCGTTATCACGGTAGAAGAAGCCAAAGGTACTGAAACCTACGTTGAAGTAGTGGAGGGTATGCAGTTCGACCGTGGATACATTTCGCCCTACTTTGTAACGGATACCGAGAAGATGTCAGCTGAGCTGGAAAATCCGTTCATCCTGATCCACGACAAGAAGATCTCTACCATGAAAGATCTGGTCCCAATCCTGGAAGCAACTCACCAATCAGGCCGTCCGTTGATTATTATCTCGGAAGACATCGATGGTGAAGCACTGGCTACCCTGGTCGTGAACCGTCTGCGTGCCGGATTGAAAGTATGCGCCGTAAAAGCGCCTGGATTTGGCGATCGCCGTAAGGAAATGTTGGAAGATATTGCCATCCTGACCGGTGGGACCGTGATTACCGAAGAAAAAGGTATGAAACTGGAAGACACCACCCTCGAAATGTTGGGCCAGGCCGAAAAAATTACCGTCGACAAAGAGAACACGACTATTGTTAACGGTTCAGGCGAAAGTTCCAATATTGCTGCCCGCGTAGCTCAGATTAAAAATCAAATCGAATCGACTACTTCCGATTACGACCGCGAAAAACTGCAGGAACGTTTGGCTAAACTATCCGGCGGTGTTGCGGTATTGTATGTCGGTGCCCCTTCCGAAATCGAAATGAAAGAAAAGAAAGACCGTGTTGACGATGCACTGAGTGCGACCCGTGCAGCGATTGAAGAAGGAATCGTACCCGGAGGTGGTGTTGCCTACATCCGAGCTATCAGTGTACTGGAAAATCTCGAAGGTGACAACGAAGACGAAACCACTGGTATCGAAATCGTTAAACGCGCCATCGAAGAGCCTATGCGCCAGATTGTAGCTAATGCAGGACTGGAAGGTGCCGTTATCGTTAATAAGGTAATGGAAGGCAATGATGACTTCGGTTACAATGCCCGTATCGGCGAATACCAGAACCTGTTTGAATCAGGCGTTATCGACCCGGCCAAAGTAACCCGCATCGCACTTGAAAATGCTGCATCAATTGCAGGTATGTTCCTCACCACCGAGTGTGTTCTCGTTGACGAGAAAGAGGAAAATCCTCCAATGCCAGCAGGCGGAATGGGCGGCGGTATGCCCGGAATGATGTAA